CTCATGACCTTCTTCCTcctgtttttctttttgttcttcTCGTTGTTCTCTTTTCTCTTCTTCATTatcattcttatttattattatcatttgttgtttattcattaatttcattaaattatttaataatttccatgaacataataaacaaatacattTAATGATAACAATCATTCCTTGTACTAAAAAAAACCAACGATATTTAAATGTTTGTGCTATCAAAGCAGATAATATAGGTGATAATAACATACCAATACCCATACCACTTAATGATATAGGATATGCAATATAACCCGGTAATAATGTCATTTCTTCACTAATTGGATATAAAAATGTTATAGATGGTCCTAAACAAAAACCACataaataagataaaatagAACTAATTAAATGATGATATGTATAATATTCCCATAGAATCAATCCGAATGACATACCAATACTAGATAGaataagaatatattttaaacGATTTTTTAAGAAATTTTTAGTTAAACCAGTTAATATAGTACCAATAATATAAGTAGTAGCTTCACCAGATGCAAATAAATTAGTTAATAAGATACTATTTGTTAATAAGGTTTCATGTTGATATACATAATCAGTTAAATTTAATAACATACCATATGTAACAATACTTGTTATAATTCTATCAATTGTccataataaaagtaataatttaTGTTGCCATGATAATTGACATAAATTCCATGGATTCAtagattgatgatgatgatcgcGATCATGATTAGGATCATGATTaggatgatggtggtgatgatgatatGAATTCGATTTGGTGATATCTTTACGAAATATTAATGAacttataaataatataataaaatatataataccAAGTATAATAAATGCTAATCTCCAACCATATTGATCAATTAATAAAGCataaaattcaacaaataatattgatgCAACTGAACCACCAGATACTAATGTTGTTGCTAaaatatgataatgatgatttttatcaaaatattcattaacaatTAAACCAGATGTACTTAATATAAATGATGAACCAATACCATGGAATATAGTATGAGTTAAAAATAACCAATGTGGATTTGGAACAAATGAACTTGTTATACAtgctaataatataaatatagaaCCAATAAATTGTGTAAGACCATATTTTCTATTTATGAATAGAATAAATGATGTTGTTAAAGTGGTAGTTAAATAACCTAATGCTGCATATGAATCACCAATCCAATTTAATTCAGTTAATGTTATATCATTAAATTCTGAATGTAATTTTGCTATAAATATACCAAATGCTCTACGTTTACCACCTAAAAAGATAACACATAATGCAGCACTTATTAATATTAACCATGGATAAATTTTATACATATTCAATATTCATGTATAATCCACTTTGaacattgaaataattaatatcatatgTTTAATTCAATGAATAGTATTTAAATAACCCtccaaaaaaatacaaaaataaaataaaattgaagaaacacCAATCAGAAAATGAGTTGTTCACATGACCAATCAAATTTATGTtaagtaatcaataaaatacaaaaaaatatatatgaaaggGATGTATGcatttgattggttgattgattgatggattatttatctatttatttatttagtgccttctttatttttttaaatacaataACAATTCGATAGGAATATTGTTCTTAATATGGACACTAATAATATATTTGGCATTACTATGGTGtattctacttatatccatataagtagtatatggtgacgatcagacatagaatgtattttggcagaagatcgatgaggaacgaacaggaatgaagtgcgatcggtacgaaaatgcatgaacaatgaaattggagaagatggattaatatttacagaaggaacactgaagattgagataattgattgttaatttgcaaatttagtgtttactgtatggttatcagaacttagtgagatagtctgtaatttgtgcttaaatacattcgactgtcctccgctcgtgttcttgttcactacattataaaaataacaaaagagattattttgaatatttattgGCAAAAACATCGTCTGTAGTCCATCTGGTGGCTACTTACAGTCATAAGGCCGGATGAAGGAAGACAGTTGAGTATAGggtttagcgaccccatcccgtagaaaactaaacCGCTAATAAAAAAACGCTACCGTACAATGACCAAAATAATTTTAGATATTTCCTACTATAgtgttaaataataaatgacttaaGTAACTAATCCCATCGATAGTCAACATTTTGTGTTATTCTTAAACATTTTGGTAAACATAACTAGTTAAATACACCATCTTCGTAACGTACACTATACATGTGTAATGTACCAATAATCATTAGTGTATATTTGTAGTtccaatttattttgttttccgTTTGAGTTTATCGTCATGTGATGTGTAGTATTTGAAAGTTACATTTCCAACCCTACTATCTGATGTTTATGAATCATCACATGGAATCTGATTTTACAAGTAACACCACtgaaaactatttgtttattcatatttgtATAAAAAAGGCATTTGAAGGAATCGTTTAAAATCTTCAACTTATCAAACTCACTTTTGACTGCAGTGAAATCAAGTGTTTCGATAAGCTAGTGAGTGCTTTTTGTGTCGTGGTGCATCGTAAAATCTATCTATAGCAGCACCATGTACTTTCACTTTCTAACGTCAAATATGACACTCAGCAAGAAGTGAACACTTCGATAAATGGAAATAATTTCTTAGTATGAAAACGGAAAGGACCGTTTGGTGGATATATTTTTCCCCTTCCATCTATCATGTTGTAAATTTGAGATAATTTTTACCTAATACAGTCTAGATAACCAAGTGTGGATCATCAACGATGATGATCTCTGTCCAATGattattatgtaaatatattggtaagaatgagtacagagaagaTAGTGAGACCACCACCACATGCACCAGTCTGTGGCatacgattaactgatgcgcgttgttTATCCTTGACCTTGAAGGGGATCGACGATCTGTTCCATATTCATTGGACCAACTGccagatgatttggctagggctcaatgacatttcactggccctacacaAGATTTTACCGCTCACTTTTATAAAAGCGAATCTACGACTCAAACGAAAGCACGATGAACCGTACATGATTTCAGACTTGCAAGTGGAACTGTGTAACAGCAATCTATCATCCATGTAGGAAGCTATAATATGTGACGGTTATTTCTAAGATCCCAAAAAACTTAAGACTGTTGGAATTATAGGCTCAAAATTATAGTATCACATCCAGTCTCCAATAACATCAAACGATACTATCTTGAGCTTCAGTCAACCCTTAGGTCGACTACCTTATTTGCAGCCACCAATCCTCTGAGACGTTCCTGAAGTGCAACTTGAGTTTGTTAACAATAGAAAGACTAACCACTAATGGTAAATACTTCGGCGCTGAGTTTAATTTCCACGTAGTCTTCACTTCTTTCGAAGGCAACTGGGCATTCTAACTTCCTAGCTCATTCTGGAACTATCAAAGGCCTACAGACTTCTACATTTGGAGAACAACAACACCGTTCTCTTTCAAAGGGATATGATTACCTTGAGAGAAATACATAGGGGTGCAACAAAGTGAATCAGGATTGAAGAACAAACTCTGTGAAGGAATGAATACGCTGTGGTTGTATTAActtgtattgacctacttttGTGACGAGAACGCGGTTGGTATGATggaaaccattattattataaccaattgtaccagctttactgtacttgtttgtttacttgtAGCAGATAGATTACGGGAAAAAACACAATAAGCCACTTTATTTATGAGTCAACCAAACTTCTTAACAACTACACGACACTTTCAATTTTCAAAAAACCTGCGCTCTTTAAAAAGGAAAGTGGCATCTTTCCCCGCTgtttcaatttttttgttttgatcgTTTATTACCTATCAAAACTACAGTTTACACTTCAATTGAATTTGTCTTAGTTAACGTATCGTTTAAGAGTTCagtgacctacttttgtgaCGAAAACGCGATTGATAtgacggaaacaattattattataaccaactgtaccagtaattgttttactgtacctgtttgtCTAAGTGTACCAAAAACACATTCTTCCGTCGCCtttgaccttgcacgaactcgctTACGCTCGGTAGCTCCGCTTGTAAACTTCGGCACGTcttggtattctttcgatatcaCGAGATtgccaacaaatatattttattgcaACCGTCAACAgacttctggtttttggccaaGTGGCATGCAGTGCAATGAATGCAAAGGCTGGTACACGAAGTTTGCGCAAATCTAACGCCTGAATCTTTCAAACGGTTCAGTAAAAACGGTTGCATATGGCTTTAACAATAGTGCTGTTCGGATGCAAACAGCTTGCTAACCGAGGTCATTAAAACGGTAAATGCTGCTAAAAAGTGTATTAGCAAACGAGATCAGGACACACAGAACAGTACGCACTCTTCCGACCCACATATTGATGTGAAACCACCTCAAACAAGCTTGGTAACAACTGACTCACATAGACCAAAGGAGGAAAGATCGACTTAAAAGAGGTTTGTCTGATTTGGCTGTGGTTGCTACTCCGACGAAAATTGATGAATGCGTACAAACGCAAACAAGAAACGGCATAAAAGATAAGAAAGAAAACGCAATCTCTCGGAAAGAACCCGAGAAATTAAAGACTGATCATAGAGACAGGGCAGTGACTTTTAATAGAATCAAGGAGAGTGAAAGCTCAGAACCTGAGACTCGTTTTCAGCACGGTATTGGTTTACTAAAACAGCTACTTAATCAGCTTATACCACAGGATATCTCcagagtcaccttgctaaaggtgtatagactggTTAGTCAAGCAAACTTAAAACCAAATCAAACCACGTTGCTTAAATTGGAACTTAAATCTCTCTATGAACGGAACTTAATATTACGGAATGGACATAAACTAAATGGTTCAAAAGTTTTTGTACGTAAGGACATGTTGCTCGCAGACTGTGTAAAAACATGAGAAGCTGAAAAGAGACTAAAACTGAGGTTAGATGCTAGCGAAAGTGAcctaaaaattgtaaattttcgagCTGTGGGGCGTCAACAGAAAATTATGCCGAAACCACTATGGATGCAGACTATTGCCCGAAATTTGCTCAATAAGCGGTCGGAACTAAGTGCACAGATTGACTCAATCAAGCCAAATGTAATCGCggtcacagaaacttggctgaTGCAGCCTATAGATAGTATGGAACTTGATTTTGAGGGTTTCACGTTAACAACAGCTGACAGAATCCAGAAGCGTAAAGTTGGGGGTAGCTCTATTCGTTAAGAATACTATCCCATTCGCCATTGTCGGCAGTGTATCACATGAGAGTGGAACGCGTAAATTAGTTAGTTGCCGCTTGGAATGCAAGGGGCAGGAGCCGCTGATTGTTTTGGTCTAttgcagtccaagctgtgaggtaaacgaggtcTTGATAAACAGTCTCAACACTTGATCACGAAGTGGTTCATGTCTAAGTCcgggagactttaatgcacctacagtagattggaaaaatcTGGGAACTGAATTGCCAGAAAGTTTCTTCGatcaggaactagttgatgcggttatcacatgtgccctatTACATGTGAAAGAAGCGACTAGGTAGGCTCtgaatcatccttactagatcttgtATTGAcccattatgaggatgatgtcaCGAACCTTGATTGCATGCCACTCCTAGGTAAAAGTAATCATACGATTCTAATCTCTGACTTCTATATAGTTATCAAAAACGAGAACTAGTCGGCTCAATCAATACCTAACGTTTGGAAAGCTAATATACAACTTATTATGCATTCAGAATCGTCAGTAGATTAGACAACAGAACCAGGGTCCTCCCAATTGAACACAGCTCGGGAGGTAATCCGAAATTTATACTTAGAAGTTACTGCAACACAAATCCCTTGGACTAAACCAAGAAAGCCGTGAAACTTTCCAccatggttcagtagggaggttcgcaccCTTCTCTGTAAGAGGAGGAGAATGTGAGATAGACCCACGTCACTG
This genomic interval from Schistosoma mansoni strain Puerto Rico chromosome W, complete genome contains the following:
- a CDS encoding putative monocarboxylate transporter, encoding MDDRLLLHSSTCKSEIMYGSSCFRLSRRFAFIKLIETLDFTAVKSGKRRAFGIFIAKLHSEFNDITLTELNWIGDSYAALGYLTTTLTTSFILFINRKYGLTQFIGSIFILLACITSSFVPNPHWLFLTHTIFHGIGSSFILSTSGLIVNEYFDKNHHYHILATTLVSGGSVASILFVEFYALLIDQYGWRLAFIILGIIYFIILFISSLIFRKDITKSNSYHHHHHHPNHDPNHDRDHHHQSMNPWNLCQLSWQHKLLLLLWTIDRIITSIVTYGMLLNLTDYVYQHETLLTNSILLTNLFASATTYIIGTILTGLTKNFLKNRLKYILILSSIGMSFGLILWEYYTYHHLISSILSYLCGFCLGPSITFLYPISEEMTLLPGYIAYPISLSGMGIDQL